TGCAAGATATTTGGGATACGATTTAAACTGTCGgaattagaatttattttccGATGATTGGTAGGTAATTGTTGGCCGAAAAATGGAATGACAGGCAGGACAAGTGAAATCAAATGACTATCACTATTCACTGCCaaagagaaaaaacaaaacCATAAGTTAAACCGAGAAAGCTGCCCAAACCTCTCTCAAGATTTAAGTTGTTGTTCTATTATTTCATTTAAGGATCAGTTAAAATAGTAATGGAGCTCCAATGACAAAGATGAGTCTTTTTCTGAAAAATAATACAGTACAGGGAATGGAATAGAAGATCGTAAAGGAGACTCCCATTTCTTCTGTGACCCATTCATGTTCTGGGTAGCAATTTTGTGTAGAAGAGATGGAAGCTGGGGGAAGCAACAGTGGTAACGAGAGGCGTATCATATCCAAGGATTCTTCATGGTTTAGTCAATTCAGAAATGCATCCAATCCATGGATGGCAAGATATGTCTATGCGTTGGTTTTTCTTGTGTCAAATCTTTTAGCATGGGCTGCCCGGGACTATGGTCGTGGTGCTTTAACAGAAATGAAGAGTAAGATTTCTTAAATCCTCAAAGTGATAGAATTTTCACATCCATAACATTTAGTTTTTCTAATGCTTCTTTTAGATCCAGggcttatttttaaattttctatttattttatataaattgaaatagttttctttttaataatgcCTATTGGTTCCCTTAAGATTCACCATTTTAACCTGCAAACTCTGAATGCATgcattattttataaacatcCATAACATGTAATGAAAAATATTCAGAAATgcacaatgtttttttttatgggcACAGAAATATACAATGTACTTTGCTAATACTCAATATGTTATAGGATCAAAGTGAGATAAGCAAGCATTAATAAATTCAGAACAGAAAAAAAGacttatttatctttttatcttaGTAATTAAATATTAGCAAATCACTCAATTTAGTCGAGAGAAATTGTTGAGCACACACCTCGTGTACACTTTGAGGACGATTGAGACCATTTTTCCCCATCTAAAGCTGTTTCCGTTTAaacatattattttcattttcatgtgATGGCTTAAAATCTAATATATTGAACCTACAGGATTAAAAGGATGCAATGGTGGGAAAGACTGTTTGGATGCTGAAGGTGTTTTACGAGTGAGCTTAGGTTGCTTTGTATCCTTTCCAATTATACGCATGAACATGTTTGGTAAAGGCTTTGTAGAAAAGAAATGGGTAGTAATTTGATTAATCAATGGTTTATGTTTGTTTATGCTGGGTGGAAAAAAGTAAACTAGAAAATTGATGAATTGACACAGACTTATGTCATAACTATGTAACTTAACCTTAGGCCAACGAAGTAGTCCTTTACTATTTGAATGAATCTTATCCCGAGTTCagatattttttatcataatgtTTTTGTCAACTGCTCGCACTTCTAAACTGAACAATGTGAGAGATACATGGCACTCTGGATGGTGGTCAGTCAAGATTGCTCTCTGGGTCGTCATGACTATCATCCCATTTTTACTCCCTTCTGAATTTATTCAGATTTACGGTTAGTGAGTTGTATTTCTATCAAGCCTCCTAGAATTAGTTCATTCTCTGAAACATCAAAATGTAGTTATTATAAGCTTGTCATTCCTCTCATACAATTCTTTTGGCAGGGGAGGTGGCTCATTTTGGTGCAGGGTACATTTTTAACCTCTTAAAAATAATGTAGTCATGCCATTCTTTTTAAACTCATCTTTGAATATTCAAAATATTGCTGTATTATTTTTTCAGGGTTTTCCTTCTTATCCAACTAATAAGCATTATCAGCTTCATTACATGGCTGAATGATTTCTGCGAGTCAGAAAAGTTTGCAGCAAGATGGTAAGATTTTATCAGTTAAAGAGAAACGCATGCTTTCCTGAGTACGAACAATAGGCGTGAGAAAACTGTAGCTATATAACTTTCCGtacctttttttttgtttaacgCTTCAGCAAGGCATGCGCAGTAGTTTTCGGATGTTGAATAATTGATTATTGTGCTTATATAGagacaacaagaaaaagaaaatcttgATTTTCTAAATCCTTATCAACTTTTAATTAGCATTAAGGAACCCAAGAGTCTAGAGTGGGATAACCAGTTATTGTTTGATCGATTGTGTTCTAGCATATCCAGTTACCTTAGCAATTTAGCAACGAGCTCTCTTGTGTAGCCAGAAGTTGGGCAACAAATCGAAAATTGTGCTTGGGCAATTTATCCTCATTCGACTTACAAACAAGTTGAttactttatttaaaataatatcaggGATAAGATTCCATATTCCGTAAATGTTTGTGTGCATTAATCATCAATTATCATGCAGCCGAATCCATGTGATGTTGTTTGCAACGACTGCATATGTTGTCTGTTTGATGGGGATCATTTTGATGTACATTTGGTATGCACCAAAGCCATCTTGCCTCCTCAACATTTTCTTCATTAGCTGGACCCTAGTACTTCTCCAACTTATGACAAGTGTGTCTCTGCACCCAAAAGTAAGATTTTCCTTGCTCAATTCACTTCATCATACAATATTTGATGTGGAATTTCTAACTACTTCTGCAATAGGTTGATGCTGGCATTCTAACTCCAGGCCTGATGGGACTTTACGTTGTCTTCCTTTGTTGGTGCGCGATTAGAAGGCAAGTCTACCCATCTTTGCTTGATAGTTTTGGATTAGTATCGATGTTGCTGTTCAAGCATTTAGCTTCTATTGTTTAGTGTACACTAGTATTATCTCCCAAAGAAGGCATGGGAGGAGCAGTATTAAAAAAGAAAGGCGTCTAATATCCATGCCTTTTAATTCCTATTCATTTAAGCTTATGCAACCCCTCTTATCTTCTCGTTTTATTTCTATTGGTTTTCAGCTTTAGAATATTTTTGTATGCAGTGAACCTGCAGGAGGAAACTGCATCAGGAAGTCTGACTCTGCAACAAAAACAGACTGGCTAAGCATCATTGTAAATATGTTTCtacttctattattttttttagggtAATATATAGCCATGCTTGCTTCATTGAAATTTGAATAGTCAAATGAGTTAGAATATATCTTTAATCTATAATCTATAAGTTTTATCCACATTTCATATATACATCTTtccatttaatttaataaaagcCAGGAAAAATTAATACTATTCCCAGAAAATATTAACCACTGTTTCGtctattatgaaaatatttaaactcGTTTAAAGACGAAATATTATCATATCTTCTTTTTGATGCTtgataattactttttaaaccTCGTAAATCTATAACCCCAATCACTTTTTAATTATGGGTTGGTTGACCTATATTTCGATGGCTTTGTCGACAGAGCTTTGTTGTTGCAGTACTAGCAATCGTTATTGCGACATTTTCAACTGGCATAGACTCCGAATGCTTCCAGGttaatcacaaactctaagtttaccttgATTTTTTAACATTATATTCTCAATACACATCTGACAGATCCCTGCAGCTCAAGAAGGACAATACACCACCAGCAGAGGATGATGTACCTTATGGCTATGGCTTCTTCCATTTTGTTTTTGCCACAGGAGCAATGTATTTTGCTATGCTATTGATTGGGTGGAACACTCATCATTCTATGAGAAAGTATGGGTCTCCTCTTCTCCTGTAGTTGTTCCATATCATTTTTACCTGcatctttctgggttttcttgtttttctttgtcCCGAGAGAAAAAGTGAAGCGCAAACAAAGGAATTGAATTTTAAGTTGATAATCGGCAGATAATCATATTCATATCAGAAATACCATAGAACCCAACAAATGTGGTTCGCGTTAAATTTTAGAGGTTTCTTATTTGCATGACGCTGTCATTCTGGACCTGACACACTTAAAGTTTTAATTTGAATCTTCTAAAGTGAGATAGTGCACTTTAGAAGATAAAATGCACTATATAACAAATTGTTTAAATCTTAAccgttatttttaattaaaaaattatagtttgaTTCTGTAAATCTTATAAAAGTGTATTTCCTTCAGTTTAGAGGAACTAACAAGCTAATATAACACAATCAGCCAGCACTCACTCGAATATGTTTTTACTTACCGTCATAGTTTTTCAGTTTTTCATCGCCCTCATACATGTTATAGCTATTTCATAAGATGTAATAATACCTTTATTCTTCTTCTGCAGATGGACAATTGATGTGGGTTGGACCAGCACCTGGGTAAAAATAGTAAATGAATGGTTGGCAGTCTGCGTATACTGTAAGTATTTTTAGTAAAAACCTCTGGTCTGGCCTGAAGTTCTGAATTTTGGCTAAACATAATAGAAGTCTCAAACTCATACAAACATTGTTTTGTCTATAACTCTATTCGTATTATTCTTGAACAATTGAGGCTCAACGAAACAATACTTGTGTCTTTTTTTGACAGTGTGGATGCTGATAGGCCCAATCATATGGAGTATCAGACATAATGATTCTACTTGAGAACGTCCGAAACATAAACCATTctagttttgattttttttttttcttctagaaTTAAGATCTTCAGATAGTTCCATATCTCAGATGTACATGCTGTGGACTCCTCCAGCAGCTTTcagataggaaaaaaaattgcaattgCAAAATCAGGGAAATTCTCTGGCAGAAACCATTATTTTCCAGTGGGCACTAGACAGAAGCGATGGATCTGGCATCAATGCACATATGCTGGTTTGATTTGTTCAATTTATTTAGGGTTTAGACTTTTCTCTTGTTCAATATATTACCAAGGGATTGGACTGAAATCACCAGTCCCGACTTTTGTTTCACTTGATGCCCATCAATCAAAGCCTGACACgtggattaatttttttttaaaaatattttttattattttgtgtcACACCTTGTAGTTGTTTGAATATTATTGGATTAGTAAACATTTTCCTCACAAACAGTAATCAACTAACAACTTCCCCTCAACTATTTATCACTTCTATTATTTATTAactgaataattttttttataactaacCACTTCGCCTCAACAATTTATTACCTCTACAATAActgaataaaatatataatcatttatttatttccaatatcattaaaaaaattcaaaaggatataattttgttattatgaTATAATGAAATAcactaaaatcatattttaaattatactatCTAGAATCCAAAATATAGTTCTGGAtcacataatttaaatttcataattaaaaaaatgttctgAATTATACCATATGAAATCCTAGTTCAAATCATACTTCTGAATATgatataattttgaaaagtcGTTCCAAATTacctaaattaaaataataattacaaactTCTCAAAACAACTAATCTGGATTGTATTACTCAACCAACTATTATGGAACTTATTCAAAACATGCAACCAAAATATTttcaacatatttaaaaaaagtaaagtttTTTATTGTAGTAAATACATTATAATAAGGGTATAGGAAAAGAAAGTATATGACTGCAAGAAGAAAACTTTATACATAGTCAATAAGTGACTTTTATGAAGcataaaatttaagattatgAAGTTGCAGCGataatgtaaaagaaaaaaaaaaccacaaCGACGTATAAAGATTTCAATAAACAGAGGTATACAACTCAAACTTGAAAATTATTTAACAGGGAGATTTCTCGTACCTCAACGAATAGAACGACCTTACAAAAATTATGTGATTACAAAATAATACAATACaggaaaatatgaaaaataatattaggaGCACCTTTATCTCCAGAGGCAGACTTTGCCTTCATCTTTCCTGTAACAAATAACAAATTTACAAGGCCAAGtgcaaatattttaatttgaaccaAGGGCCGTGTGCTGACTGACCATAAATCTTTCCATATGCTCGAATGTTTCGTTTTGATCGACAAACGACAGAAACTTCAACTATATTTGTACAGGGTGCAGCAAATTGATGCATGACTTAAAAAAGAGTGCAAGAAGACAAAAACTTATGATCATCCGAAAGGGTTTCCTCCTGCCTGGAAGGTGTTTGGGGTAACAGCAGTTGACAACCTACTACCACTCAGCTTCTGATCTGGATTTGAGAAGCCAAAAGCAGTTTCCTCAGTAGTAAAATTCCCAAATCCTTGATGCCTACATATTCAGTTATAGATCTTAAGTGGAAAGGAAAGTAATGGCTAACCACAACCGACAAATTGTCTCTTGCCAGATTACATCACAAATAACATTAAACTCGTTCGCAGTATTCACACCAATACTTGTAGCAGCACATTCAAGAAACAGAAGCTGAGGACCGAGAAAATGCAATGTTATAATGAGTGTTTATTAATTAATACAGGGTTAACTTCATTATTCCAACATGGAACATTTTACGAATTATTGGACCCAACAAATATTTCCAAGAGAAAAGAAATAACTACAGAAACCCATGCAAAACAGTAAATATTCAAAAGACGAGAGAATAATTAGTTACCTTGGCATTGGAATGTTAGTGGCCATTTGTTGTCCCATGTATGCCCCTGAGATTTTAACATGGTTAGGGATACAGATAAAGAGCCAATTGCCCTGGGATGAAGTAGCTGATTGAGGAAATAGTACCTGGTCCAATTTCGGGTGCAAGAGTTTGTGCTTGAAGAGGCGGCACTGATACATATGATGATGAGGACGGATTCCAGGCAAGAGATGGATTACCCATGTTTGAAGAGTGCATTGTTGCTGAAGGTATTGCCAAAGCACCTTGCAGAGATGACATGGAAGGAAACTGTAACCAAGACACAAATGTTAAAGCATCAACCCAAATGAACAATTAATTGGTGACTTAATGTAATAGAAAATCAGCATATCAAGCTTCAATTTTCCAGCTTTTCCAAAGCCGGGTGATCAGAGAAGGAAAATATAGTCAAACAAATTCATGAGCACCTCAAAGAGATGCAAACTAAAGTAATGTAATTAAAGATGAAAATATACATTGAGTTAATAATAACTCTAATGGATAAATACAACCCACGTTaaatattaaagatttaacaCAACACTCTCGCATGTTATACAGAAAATAGGACCAATGGTGTATACTGTATTACTAGGAATATTACGCACTAGCATATCAATGAAAGTCACATACTGTTGGGGCTTGAACTGGAGTAGGTTCGTTATTGACATCAAATGGATTTTTTGATTTTGATGCTTGTGGAAAACTTGGAATGGGCTGTAACAGAGGGAAGAAATTTATGAGATATGATCATACTATTATGCTAGCCAATAGAAACAGTTTATGATAAAGTTGCAAACTCATAAATTGGACTGTAACAGTACCACTGCATTATTGTATGGAATTGAGATACCCATGCTAGGCGGTAGACCCATTTGCCAACCTGGGACTGGAGCAGGGAAGGATGAATATTTAACTGTGAATAGATCCTGCAGAAATCACAACTACTCCCTTAaggtaaataaataatagacaCACAAAATAATCTGCATGCATAGATGTGTAGATAATTAAGTAAAGAAATCATAATTATTACTTTGATCTATAGAAATCAATCAGAATCATATAACTCGATTTAGTGTAATTAGGATctgattttatttcattctgTTTTTAGATTAACTTTATAGGAAAAAAATCCTTCCTGATATTCAATGAAATTCTTCTAAGACATTCAGGCAGATCCTTCCTTAATATTCAAGCCTAGATTACTGTACAGAATTAATTTTCTCTTCCTATTTATTATTCCCCTTTGtatcaatttcaatattcacTTTTCCACTAGATGTTTCATGGAGTAAAATATGAAGTGAAGAATACCTCTGGAAGTTCACTTCTTCCACTTGGTTTCATGTCTACTGTAGACGATTGAAAAACAACACTGGATTTAGCCTCAATGGCAGACTTTGGGACAACGTGTGACACATGGGGCATTGATGTGTTTGGATACCCTTGCACCAATGGTACAGAAGGTATAGTCCAGGGCTGCAAGAAATTTCTCAGATAGGCTGAACAAATACCACATCTTAATTAATAGAAAGAACATTTGAGAAATTTACACAATAAGACAAACCTGATTATTCAAAGCTCCACCAACTGGTGGTGTAGCTTGTTGAATAGAAGGCTGACTAGTGACAGCAGCGAACAAAGGTTGCTGTTGCTGTTGCTGATACTGCAAACTAGCCCACTGTCCTGCATTGTTCAGAGTCGATGATGTCATCAATCCAAAAGATGTTACTGAAGCACCACTGGGTGGGAATGTTGAGAAGCTGCTAGCAATTGTACCTCCAGTAGCAGCAGCAGTAAGAGTTGATCCCGTCACAGGTCCTGCAGGAGAAAAGATGAGTCATTGAATATTAACAATCTTGTCATTAACCTCCCAGGAATAGGTGTTGCAACATGGGGATCACCTTGGACTTGGGAAACTTGAGAAGGTAAAGATACTGGTACTGTCAATTGAGTAAGCACAGATTCAAGCGGAATAACGTTAGAAGGACCATGAGCCGTTTTTGCCTCAGGAGCAGAATCAAAAGAGGCCCAATTATTATCATTGGAATTTGCAGGCGTCCCAAGTTCAGCTGCTGCAGTCTGATGGGCTTGAGGAATTGCTGGAGCAACAGATGGTTCAGGATCATCATCAAAATCAATAAGGCTCTTAAGAGTCTCAGACTTAACTTCTACTGAGGTTC
The sequence above is a segment of the Phaseolus vulgaris cultivar G19833 chromosome 2, P. vulgaris v2.0, whole genome shotgun sequence genome. Coding sequences within it:
- the LOC137812888 gene encoding probable ADP-ribosylation factor GTPase-activating protein AGD14 isoform X2, producing the protein MASRLKEDEKNERIIRGLLKLTPNRRCINCNSLGPQYVCTNFWTFVCINCSGIHREFTHRVKSISMAKFTALEVSALQEGGNQRAKEIYFKEWDPQLHSLPDSSLVEKLRDFIKHVYVDRRFSGERTNDKPPRAKGVKDDFYENKRTETYKGGPRSPPYEDRYSDRSSPGGRSPGYDQENRQYGGDYKISPGRPPIVNDWRREERFGDGRKYEDNKISDGNHKWEGHSPDRTKDPDSSSPPAVRPVREILGENVVPLRISEPPKTNSGLAANGSTFTQRTASSSSLESSHGTSVEVKSETLKSLIDFDDDPEPSVAPAIPQAHQTAAAELGTPANSNDNNWASFDSAPEAKTAHGPSNVIPLESVLTQLTVPVSLPSQVSQVQGPVTGSTLTAAATGGQWASLQYQQQQQQPLFAAVTSQPSIQQATPPVGGALNNQPWTIPSVPLVQGYPNTSMPHVSHVVPKSAIEAKSSVVFQSSTVDMKPSGRSELPEDLFTVKYSSFPAPVPGWQMGLPPSMGISIPYNNAVPIPSFPQASKSKNPFDVNNEPTPVQAPTFPSMSSLQGALAIPSATMHSSNMGNPSLAWNPSSSSYVSVPPLQAQTLAPEIGPGAYMGQQMATNIPMPRHQGFGNFTTEETAFGFSNPDQKLSGSRLSTAVTPNTFQAGGNPFG
- the LOC137812886 gene encoding uncharacterized protein, whose protein sequence is MEAGGSNSGNERRIISKDSSWFSQFRNASNPWMARYVYALVFLVSNLLAWAARDYGRGALTEMKRLKGCNGGKDCLDAEGVLRVSLGCFIFFIIMFLSTARTSKLNNVRDTWHSGWWSVKIALWVVMTIIPFLLPSEFIQIYGEVAHFGAGVFLLIQLISIISFITWLNDFCESEKFAARCRIHVMLFATTAYVVCLMGIILMYIWYAPKPSCLLNIFFISWTLVLLQLMTSVSLHPKVDAGILTPGLMGLYVVFLCWCAIRSEPAGGNCIRKSDSATKTDWLSIISFVVAVLAIVIATFSTGIDSECFQLKKDNTPPAEDDVPYGYGFFHFVFATGAMYFAMLLIGWNTHHSMRKWTIDVGWTSTWVKIVNEWLAVCVYLWMLIGPIIWSIRHNDST
- the LOC137812888 gene encoding probable ADP-ribosylation factor GTPase-activating protein AGD14 isoform X1, producing MASRLKEDEKNERIIRGLLKLTPNRRCINCNSLGPQYVCTNFWTFVCINCSGIHREFTHRVKSISMAKFTALEVSALQEGGNQRAKEIYFKEWDPQLHSLPDSSLVEKLRDFIKHVYVDRRFSGERTNDKPPRAKGVKDDFYENKRTETYKGGPRSPPYEDRYSDRSSPGGRSPGYDQENRQYGGDYKISPGRPPIVNDWRREERFGDGRKYEDNKISDGNHKWEGHSPDRTKDPDSSSPPAVRPVREILGENVVPLRISEPPKTNSGLAANGSTFTQRTASSSSLESSHGTSVEVKSETLKSLIDFDDDPEPSVAPAIPQAHQTAAAELGTPANSNDNNWASFDSAPEAKTAHGPSNVIPLESVLTQLTVPVSLPSQVSQVQGPVTGSTLTAAATGGTIASSFSTFPPSGASVTSFGLMTSSTLNNAGQWASLQYQQQQQQPLFAAVTSQPSIQQATPPVGGALNNQPWTIPSVPLVQGYPNTSMPHVSHVVPKSAIEAKSSVVFQSSTVDMKPSGRSELPEDLFTVKYSSFPAPVPGWQMGLPPSMGISIPYNNAVPIPSFPQASKSKNPFDVNNEPTPVQAPTFPSMSSLQGALAIPSATMHSSNMGNPSLAWNPSSSSYVSVPPLQAQTLAPEIGPGAYMGQQMATNIPMPRHQGFGNFTTEETAFGFSNPDQKLSGSRLSTAVTPNTFQAGGNPFG